The following coding sequences lie in one Arachis ipaensis cultivar K30076 chromosome B05, Araip1.1, whole genome shotgun sequence genomic window:
- the LOC107643820 gene encoding CTL-like protein DDB_G0274487 isoform X1, protein MMDARAFSSHSDASVAAATTDQNVEQCRSGNNSEATIMEKPRRWHDVFWSGMFVIHLIGFGFVLVVLGLNRFKKKNRLDIDKYTYRFMENQAGLTEDYWPVYAVAGLVGTALGCCWLSLLGSCATLMMKVSVHILTTYLAVISVLSFWAEQVFWGVAFAIGACLQLLYVISVIDRLPFTMLVLQKAVKMVWNLPEVMKVAHAFVLLLLSWMVLWSFGVAGVVASSMGDGGRWWLLVVLSVSLFWTGAVLCNTLHVVVSGIVFLANVHYSKESSSFPTKSLMKSLQYALTTSFGSICYGSLFTAVIRTMRWQIRGVRAKIGNNECLLCCVDFLFHMVETLVRFFNKYAYVQIGVYGKSFNHSARDAWELFQSTGVEALVAYDCSGAIMLMGTIFGGLITGTCAGAWAWIKWSNRAFMIGSMSMLMGMMLVGVAMVVVESAVTSIYVCYAEDPLSIHRWDPEFFNQISETLNQRLQHRSKRVSEVLTHNQLDNLVRSNTSV, encoded by the exons ATGATGGATGCTCGCGCTTTCTCTTCTCATTCCGACGCTTCCGTTGCCGCTGCAACCACAGATCAG AATGTGGAGCAATGCAGAAGTGGCAACAACAGTGAAGCCACGATTATGGAGAAACCAAGGCGATGGCATGATGTTTTCTGGTCTGGAATGTTTGTAATCCACTTGATTGGTTTCGgttttgttcttgttgttcttggccTCAacagattcaagaagaagaacagGCTTGACATTGATAAGTACACATACCGCTTCATGGAGAATCAAGCCGGATTGACAGAGGATTACTGGCCAGTCTATGCGGTTGCCGGTTTAGTTGGGACTGCTCTTGGATGTTGTTGGCTGTCACTGTTGGGTTCATGTGCTACCCTTATGATGAAGGTGTCTGTTCATATCCTCACCACATATCTTGCTGTGATCAGTGTTCTCTCTTTTTGGGCTGAGCAGGTCTTCTGGGGTGTCGCTTTTGCTATTGGAGCATGCCTTCAGCTTTTGTATGTGATATCTGTTATAGACAG ACTTCCATTTACTATGTTAGTTTTGCAAAAGGCTGTTAAGATGGTATGGAATCTTCCTGAGGTTATGAAAGTTGCACATGCATTTGTGCTGCTGCTTCTTTCGTGGATGGTGTTGTGGTCATTTGGAGTAGCTGGTGTTGTGGCTTCAAGTATGGGTGACGGTGGACGCTGGTGGCTTCTTGTG GTCCTCTCTGTAAGCTTATTTTGGACTGGTGCTGTACTGTGTAATACTCTGCATGTCGTTGTGTCTGGAATTGTGTTCCTCGCGAACGTCCATTATAGCAAAGAGAGTTCATCATTTCCCACTAAATCCTTAATGAAATCATTGCAATATGCTTTAACAACTTCGTTTGGCAGCATTTGTTATGGCTCATTATTTACAGCTGTTATTAGGACAATGCGGTGGCAG ATTCGAGGCGTCCGAGCAAAGATAGGCAATAATGAATGTTTACTTTGTTGTGTTGATTTCCTTTTCCACATGGTGGAGACTCTTGTCCGATTCTTTAACAAGTATGCATATGTTCAG ATTGGTGTGTATGGAAAAAGCTTTAACCACTCTGCCAGAGATGCATGGGAGTTATTCCAATCAACTGGAGTTGAAGCACTTGTGGCCTATGATTGTTCAGGTGCTATAATGTTAATGGGAACCATTTTTGGAGGTCTGATAACTGGAACTTGCGCAGGTGCCTGGGCATGGATTAAGTGGAGTAATAGAGCTTTTATGATCGGATCCATGTCTATGCTCATGGGAATGATGTTG GTTGGAGTGGCTatggttgtggtggaaagtgctGTTACTTCAATATATGTCTGCTATGCTGAAGACCCCTTATCGATCCATAGATGGGACCCAGAATTCTTCAACCAGATCTCTGAGACACTAAACCAGCGGCTTCAACATAGAAGTAAACGTGTGAGCGAAGTTTTAACCCACAATCAGCTTGATAACCTAGTACGATCAAACACATCAGTTTGA
- the LOC107643820 gene encoding CTL-like protein DDB_G0274487 isoform X2, which translates to MMDARAFSSHSDASVAAATTDQNVEQCRSGNNSEATIMEKPRRWHDVFWSGMFVIHLIGFGFVLVVLGLNRFKKKNRLDIDKYTYRFMENQAGLTEDYWPVYAVAGLVGTALGCCWLSLLGSCATLMMKVSVHILTTYLAVISVLSFWAEQVFWGVAFAIGACLQLLYVISVIDRLPFTMLVLQKAVKMVWNLPEVMKVAHAFVLLLLSWMVLWSFGVAGVVASSMGDGGRWWLLVVLSVSLFWTGAVLCNTLHVVVSGIVFLANVHYSKESSSFPTKSLMKSLQYALTTSFGSICYGSLFTAVIRTMRWQIGVYGKSFNHSARDAWELFQSTGVEALVAYDCSGAIMLMGTIFGGLITGTCAGAWAWIKWSNRAFMIGSMSMLMGMMLVGVAMVVVESAVTSIYVCYAEDPLSIHRWDPEFFNQISETLNQRLQHRSKRVSEVLTHNQLDNLVRSNTSV; encoded by the exons ATGATGGATGCTCGCGCTTTCTCTTCTCATTCCGACGCTTCCGTTGCCGCTGCAACCACAGATCAG AATGTGGAGCAATGCAGAAGTGGCAACAACAGTGAAGCCACGATTATGGAGAAACCAAGGCGATGGCATGATGTTTTCTGGTCTGGAATGTTTGTAATCCACTTGATTGGTTTCGgttttgttcttgttgttcttggccTCAacagattcaagaagaagaacagGCTTGACATTGATAAGTACACATACCGCTTCATGGAGAATCAAGCCGGATTGACAGAGGATTACTGGCCAGTCTATGCGGTTGCCGGTTTAGTTGGGACTGCTCTTGGATGTTGTTGGCTGTCACTGTTGGGTTCATGTGCTACCCTTATGATGAAGGTGTCTGTTCATATCCTCACCACATATCTTGCTGTGATCAGTGTTCTCTCTTTTTGGGCTGAGCAGGTCTTCTGGGGTGTCGCTTTTGCTATTGGAGCATGCCTTCAGCTTTTGTATGTGATATCTGTTATAGACAG ACTTCCATTTACTATGTTAGTTTTGCAAAAGGCTGTTAAGATGGTATGGAATCTTCCTGAGGTTATGAAAGTTGCACATGCATTTGTGCTGCTGCTTCTTTCGTGGATGGTGTTGTGGTCATTTGGAGTAGCTGGTGTTGTGGCTTCAAGTATGGGTGACGGTGGACGCTGGTGGCTTCTTGTG GTCCTCTCTGTAAGCTTATTTTGGACTGGTGCTGTACTGTGTAATACTCTGCATGTCGTTGTGTCTGGAATTGTGTTCCTCGCGAACGTCCATTATAGCAAAGAGAGTTCATCATTTCCCACTAAATCCTTAATGAAATCATTGCAATATGCTTTAACAACTTCGTTTGGCAGCATTTGTTATGGCTCATTATTTACAGCTGTTATTAGGACAATGCGGTGGCAG ATTGGTGTGTATGGAAAAAGCTTTAACCACTCTGCCAGAGATGCATGGGAGTTATTCCAATCAACTGGAGTTGAAGCACTTGTGGCCTATGATTGTTCAGGTGCTATAATGTTAATGGGAACCATTTTTGGAGGTCTGATAACTGGAACTTGCGCAGGTGCCTGGGCATGGATTAAGTGGAGTAATAGAGCTTTTATGATCGGATCCATGTCTATGCTCATGGGAATGATGTTG GTTGGAGTGGCTatggttgtggtggaaagtgctGTTACTTCAATATATGTCTGCTATGCTGAAGACCCCTTATCGATCCATAGATGGGACCCAGAATTCTTCAACCAGATCTCTGAGACACTAAACCAGCGGCTTCAACATAGAAGTAAACGTGTGAGCGAAGTTTTAACCCACAATCAGCTTGATAACCTAGTACGATCAAACACATCAGTTTGA